In the Euphorbia lathyris chromosome 5, ddEupLath1.1, whole genome shotgun sequence genome, one interval contains:
- the LOC136228623 gene encoding tRNase Z TRZ2, chloroplastic has translation MQSSINSTPKMQISVPLAPSKIPSISPFKLPISHKHKPTRQFHITNSINSAPLNSSRYLSSIGRVIEEQEEYRKARAEVIRKGVDLEGYSIEGLSIGGQETCLIIPEFKCAFDIGRCPPRAIQQNFLFITHAHLDHIGGLPMYVASRGLYNLKPPTVFVPPCIKEDVEKLLDIHRAMGQVELNLELVALDVGETYELRNDVVVRPFRTQHVIHSQGYVIYSIRKKLKKQYVHLKGKQIEKLKKSGVEITDTILSPEVAFTGDTTAEYMLDPRNADALRAKVLITEATFLDEGFSIEHSRKHGHTHLFEIIENAEWIRNKTVLLTHFSSRYSIEEIREATLKLQSKVSAKVVPLTEGFKSTHS, from the exons ATGCAATCTTCTATCAACTCAACCCCCAAAATGCAAATATCTGTACCCCTTGCGCCCTCCAAAATCCCATCAATTTCCCCATTCAAACTTCCCATTTCCCATAAACACAAACCAACTCGCCAATTCCATATCACAAATTCCATCAATTCTGCTCCTTTGAATTCCTCCCGCTATTTATCTTCAATTGGCCGCGTAATTGAGGAGCAAGAAGAATACAGAAAGGCCCGCGCTGAGGTCATCCGTAAAGGAGTCGATTTGGAAGGTTATTCTATTGAGGGTCTTTCCATTGGTGGCCAGGAGACTTGTTTAATTATCCCTGAATTCAAATGTGCTTTTGATATCGGTAGATGTCCTCCTAGGGCTATTCAGCAGAATTTTCTCTTCATAACTCATGCCCATCTCGATCACATT GGTGGACTGCCGATGTATGTGGCTAGTCGTGGTTTGTACAACTTAAAGCCTCCAACAGTGTTTGTGCCTCCTTGTATCAAGGAGGATGTTGAGAAGTTGCTTGATATTCACAGAGCCATGGGGCAAGTAGAATTGAATCTTGAGTTAGTTGCATTGGATGTGG GTGAAACTTACGAATTGCGGAATGATGTTGTGGTCAGACCATTTAGAACTCAGCATGTTATACATAGCCAG GGTTATGTCATCTATTCTATCagaaaaaagttgaagaaacaGTATGTTCATCTCAAAGGAAAGCAGATTGAGAAACTGAAGAAGTCTGGTGTTGAG ATTACAGATACAATATTGTCCCCAGAGGTGGCTTTTACTGGAGATACCACAGCAGAATACATGCTTGATCCACGTAATGCAGATGCTTTGAGAGCAAAGGTTCTTATTACTGAG GCGACTTTCCTAGATGAAGGTTTTAGCATTGAACATTCAAGAAAACATGGTCATACTCATTTGTTTGAG ATTATTGAAAACGCTGAATGGATCCGGAACAAAACAGTTTTGTTGACTCATTTCTCCTCTCGCTACTCTATAGAG GAAATTCGTGAAGCTACATTGAAGTTGCAATCAAAGGTATCTGCCAAAGTAGTTCCTTTAACCGAAGGTTTCAAATCAACGCACTCTTAA
- the LOC136229055 gene encoding putative BPI/LBP family protein At1g04970 isoform X2: protein MSQILVLLFLASSLFIPSQTQSQQPANNEEAFISIRLSQNGLDFLKSMLTSKVLESITPLILPKIEQTANIPFQGDVDMHLSRILITQIQVYSSGCNKSGVTAGLQLIAWGEVCNLTVDFHLPFYHRLADNGCAAIKVVGVQLGNRLDLEKHNGILKLSLVDLDFNYSDISVEVNEEGSWLFRRMIHSFQRHIGVSVQKAVSKKIREQILKLDSFLQDVPKEIPIDEISSLNVTLLKGNSSYIFDINGLFLSRNRSAVPLVSSNFRNSQPSVLCTQESKSIGISIHEDVLNSASALYYDAEFMRWIVDKLPDDSLLKTDIVPEVKKLYPNDDMKLNISLSCPPMIRISEDKIDASVNAELIINVLKAEELVGVACFSLKIEGSGSVEIIEDEYPGMLRVGGSMKLKDLSVSMEWSNIGNLPLHVIESVVETVVLPYANAQLRQGFVMPGIHGFLLWKAQIILSNSRITLCGDLAYVEPQ from the exons ATGTCACAAATTCTTGTGTTACTCTTCCTGGCTTCATCACTGTTTATTCCTTCTCAAACCCAAAGTCAGCAACCTGCAAACAATGAGGAAGCATTCATTTCAATCCGATTATCGCAAAATGGGCTCGACTTTTTGAAGTCGATGCTGACGAGTAAAGTGTTAGAGTCAATAACCCCTCTCATTTTGCCCAAGATTGAACAAACAGCTAACATCCCATTTCAGGGTGATGTTGATATGCACCTATCTCGAATCCTTATAACTCAGATTCAAGTTTACTCATCTGGTTGTAATAAGTCTGGAGTCACTGCTGGTCTTCAATTGATTGCTTGGGGAGAGGTTTGTAATCTAACAGTAGATTTTCATCTTCCGTTTTATCATCGTCTTGCTGATAATGGGTGCGCTGCTATTAAG GTTGTGGGTGTGCAACTGGGGAATAGATTGGACTTGGAGAAACATAATGGGATATTGAAGCTGTCCCTTGTGGATTTAGATTTTAATTACAGTGATATCTCTGTGGAAGTAAATGAAGAAGGTTCTTGGCTCTTTCGAAG GATGATCCATTCATTTCAAAGGCATATAGGAGTTTCAGTACAAAAGGCTGTTTCCAAGAAGATTAGGGAGCAGATTCTAAAGCTTGATTCCTTTCTGCAAGATGTTCCGAAAGAAATTCCAATAGATGAGATTTCTTCTCTAAACGTAACTCTTTTGAAGGGCAACTCCTCCTATATTTTTGACATCAATGGGTTGTTCCTATCAAGGAACAGGAGTGCAGTCCCGTTGGTGTCTAGCAATTTCAGGAATTCCCAACCTTCAGTTTTGTGCACACAAGAATCTAAAAGTATTGGGATTTCAATACATGAGGATGTTCTAAATTCTGCATCAGCCCTATACTATGAT GCGGAATTTATGAGATGGATTGTGGATAAATTACCAGATGATAGTCTGCTGAAGACAGATATAGTTCCTGAAGTGAAGAAGCTATATCCAAATGATGATATGAAATTAAACATTAGTTTATCTTGTCCTCCAATGATAAGAATTTCAGAAGATAAAATTGATGCAAGTGTTAATGCAGAGTTGATAATTAATGTCTTGAAAGCTGAGGAATTAGTAGGTGTTGCATGTTTTTCTCTG AAGATTGAGGGGTCAGGTTCAGTTGAAATCATAGAGGATGAATATCCAGGCATGTTGAGAGTGGGTGGAAGTATGAAATTAAAGGACTTGTCGGTGTCAATGGAGTGGAGCAATATAGGCAATCTGCCTTTGCATGTTATTGAG AGTGTTGTGGAAACCGTAGTGTTGCCATATGCAAATGCACAGCTGAGGCAAGGTTTTGTTATGCCTGGTATTCACGGTTTCCTTCTCTGGAAGGCCcaaattattctctcaaattcaaGGATTACACTTTGTGGTGATCTGGCATATGTGGAGCCTCAGTAG
- the LOC136229055 gene encoding putative BPI/LBP family protein At1g04970 isoform X3 codes for MDVSKKALEFLRMNPVGKRSGSLTSWQTDMLFQLVQFEGDVDMHLSRILITQIQVYSSGCNKSGVTAGLQLIAWGEVCNLTVDFHLPFYHRLADNGCAAIKVVGVQLGNRLDLEKHNGILKLSLVDLDFNYSDISVEVNEEGSWLFRRMIHSFQRHIGVSVQKAVSKKIREQILKLDSFLQDVPKEIPIDEISSLNVTLLKGNSSYIFDINGLFLSRNRSAVPLVSSNFRNSQPSVLCTQESKSIGISIHEDVLNSASALYYDAEFMRWIVDKLPDDSLLKTDIVPEVKKLYPNDDMKLNISLSCPPMIRISEDKIDASVNAELIINVLKAEELVGVACFSLKIEGSGSVEIIEDEYPGMLRVGGSMKLKDLSVSMEWSNIGNLPLHVIESVVETVVLPYANAQLRQGFVMPGIHGFLLWKAQIILSNSRITLCGDLAYVEPQ; via the exons GGTGATGTTGATATGCACCTATCTCGAATCCTTATAACTCAGATTCAAGTTTACTCATCTGGTTGTAATAAGTCTGGAGTCACTGCTGGTCTTCAATTGATTGCTTGGGGAGAGGTTTGTAATCTAACAGTAGATTTTCATCTTCCGTTTTATCATCGTCTTGCTGATAATGGGTGCGCTGCTATTAAG GTTGTGGGTGTGCAACTGGGGAATAGATTGGACTTGGAGAAACATAATGGGATATTGAAGCTGTCCCTTGTGGATTTAGATTTTAATTACAGTGATATCTCTGTGGAAGTAAATGAAGAAGGTTCTTGGCTCTTTCGAAG GATGATCCATTCATTTCAAAGGCATATAGGAGTTTCAGTACAAAAGGCTGTTTCCAAGAAGATTAGGGAGCAGATTCTAAAGCTTGATTCCTTTCTGCAAGATGTTCCGAAAGAAATTCCAATAGATGAGATTTCTTCTCTAAACGTAACTCTTTTGAAGGGCAACTCCTCCTATATTTTTGACATCAATGGGTTGTTCCTATCAAGGAACAGGAGTGCAGTCCCGTTGGTGTCTAGCAATTTCAGGAATTCCCAACCTTCAGTTTTGTGCACACAAGAATCTAAAAGTATTGGGATTTCAATACATGAGGATGTTCTAAATTCTGCATCAGCCCTATACTATGAT GCGGAATTTATGAGATGGATTGTGGATAAATTACCAGATGATAGTCTGCTGAAGACAGATATAGTTCCTGAAGTGAAGAAGCTATATCCAAATGATGATATGAAATTAAACATTAGTTTATCTTGTCCTCCAATGATAAGAATTTCAGAAGATAAAATTGATGCAAGTGTTAATGCAGAGTTGATAATTAATGTCTTGAAAGCTGAGGAATTAGTAGGTGTTGCATGTTTTTCTCTG AAGATTGAGGGGTCAGGTTCAGTTGAAATCATAGAGGATGAATATCCAGGCATGTTGAGAGTGGGTGGAAGTATGAAATTAAAGGACTTGTCGGTGTCAATGGAGTGGAGCAATATAGGCAATCTGCCTTTGCATGTTATTGAG AGTGTTGTGGAAACCGTAGTGTTGCCATATGCAAATGCACAGCTGAGGCAAGGTTTTGTTATGCCTGGTATTCACGGTTTCCTTCTCTGGAAGGCCcaaattattctctcaaattcaaGGATTACACTTTGTGGTGATCTGGCATATGTGGAGCCTCAGTAG
- the LOC136229055 gene encoding putative BPI/LBP family protein At1g04970 isoform X5: MDVSKKALEFLRMNPVGKRSGSLTSWQTDMLFQLVQFEVVGVQLGNRLDLEKHNGILKLSLVDLDFNYSDISVEVNEEGSWLFRRMIHSFQRHIGVSVQKAVSKKIREQILKLDSFLQDVPKEIPIDEISSLNVTLLKGNSSYIFDINGLFLSRNRSAVPLVSSNFRNSQPSVLCTQESKSIGISIHEDVLNSASALYYDAEFMRWIVDKLPDDSLLKTDIVPEVKKLYPNDDMKLNISLSCPPMIRISEDKIDASVNAELIINVLKAEELVGVACFSLKIEGSGSVEIIEDEYPGMLRVGGSMKLKDLSVSMEWSNIGNLPLHVIESVVETVVLPYANAQLRQGFVMPGIHGFLLWKAQIILSNSRITLCGDLAYVEPQ, encoded by the exons GTTGTGGGTGTGCAACTGGGGAATAGATTGGACTTGGAGAAACATAATGGGATATTGAAGCTGTCCCTTGTGGATTTAGATTTTAATTACAGTGATATCTCTGTGGAAGTAAATGAAGAAGGTTCTTGGCTCTTTCGAAG GATGATCCATTCATTTCAAAGGCATATAGGAGTTTCAGTACAAAAGGCTGTTTCCAAGAAGATTAGGGAGCAGATTCTAAAGCTTGATTCCTTTCTGCAAGATGTTCCGAAAGAAATTCCAATAGATGAGATTTCTTCTCTAAACGTAACTCTTTTGAAGGGCAACTCCTCCTATATTTTTGACATCAATGGGTTGTTCCTATCAAGGAACAGGAGTGCAGTCCCGTTGGTGTCTAGCAATTTCAGGAATTCCCAACCTTCAGTTTTGTGCACACAAGAATCTAAAAGTATTGGGATTTCAATACATGAGGATGTTCTAAATTCTGCATCAGCCCTATACTATGAT GCGGAATTTATGAGATGGATTGTGGATAAATTACCAGATGATAGTCTGCTGAAGACAGATATAGTTCCTGAAGTGAAGAAGCTATATCCAAATGATGATATGAAATTAAACATTAGTTTATCTTGTCCTCCAATGATAAGAATTTCAGAAGATAAAATTGATGCAAGTGTTAATGCAGAGTTGATAATTAATGTCTTGAAAGCTGAGGAATTAGTAGGTGTTGCATGTTTTTCTCTG AAGATTGAGGGGTCAGGTTCAGTTGAAATCATAGAGGATGAATATCCAGGCATGTTGAGAGTGGGTGGAAGTATGAAATTAAAGGACTTGTCGGTGTCAATGGAGTGGAGCAATATAGGCAATCTGCCTTTGCATGTTATTGAG AGTGTTGTGGAAACCGTAGTGTTGCCATATGCAAATGCACAGCTGAGGCAAGGTTTTGTTATGCCTGGTATTCACGGTTTCCTTCTCTGGAAGGCCcaaattattctctcaaattcaaGGATTACACTTTGTGGTGATCTGGCATATGTGGAGCCTCAGTAG
- the LOC136229055 gene encoding putative BPI/LBP family protein At1g04970 isoform X4: MLFQLVQFEGDVDMHLSRILITQIQVYSSGCNKSGVTAGLQLIAWGEVCNLTVDFHLPFYHRLADNGCAAIKVVGVQLGNRLDLEKHNGILKLSLVDLDFNYSDISVEVNEEGSWLFRRMIHSFQRHIGVSVQKAVSKKIREQILKLDSFLQDVPKEIPIDEISSLNVTLLKGNSSYIFDINGLFLSRNRSAVPLVSSNFRNSQPSVLCTQESKSIGISIHEDVLNSASALYYDAEFMRWIVDKLPDDSLLKTDIVPEVKKLYPNDDMKLNISLSCPPMIRISEDKIDASVNAELIINVLKAEELVGVACFSLKIEGSGSVEIIEDEYPGMLRVGGSMKLKDLSVSMEWSNIGNLPLHVIESVVETVVLPYANAQLRQGFVMPGIHGFLLWKAQIILSNSRITLCGDLAYVEPQ; encoded by the exons GGTGATGTTGATATGCACCTATCTCGAATCCTTATAACTCAGATTCAAGTTTACTCATCTGGTTGTAATAAGTCTGGAGTCACTGCTGGTCTTCAATTGATTGCTTGGGGAGAGGTTTGTAATCTAACAGTAGATTTTCATCTTCCGTTTTATCATCGTCTTGCTGATAATGGGTGCGCTGCTATTAAG GTTGTGGGTGTGCAACTGGGGAATAGATTGGACTTGGAGAAACATAATGGGATATTGAAGCTGTCCCTTGTGGATTTAGATTTTAATTACAGTGATATCTCTGTGGAAGTAAATGAAGAAGGTTCTTGGCTCTTTCGAAG GATGATCCATTCATTTCAAAGGCATATAGGAGTTTCAGTACAAAAGGCTGTTTCCAAGAAGATTAGGGAGCAGATTCTAAAGCTTGATTCCTTTCTGCAAGATGTTCCGAAAGAAATTCCAATAGATGAGATTTCTTCTCTAAACGTAACTCTTTTGAAGGGCAACTCCTCCTATATTTTTGACATCAATGGGTTGTTCCTATCAAGGAACAGGAGTGCAGTCCCGTTGGTGTCTAGCAATTTCAGGAATTCCCAACCTTCAGTTTTGTGCACACAAGAATCTAAAAGTATTGGGATTTCAATACATGAGGATGTTCTAAATTCTGCATCAGCCCTATACTATGAT GCGGAATTTATGAGATGGATTGTGGATAAATTACCAGATGATAGTCTGCTGAAGACAGATATAGTTCCTGAAGTGAAGAAGCTATATCCAAATGATGATATGAAATTAAACATTAGTTTATCTTGTCCTCCAATGATAAGAATTTCAGAAGATAAAATTGATGCAAGTGTTAATGCAGAGTTGATAATTAATGTCTTGAAAGCTGAGGAATTAGTAGGTGTTGCATGTTTTTCTCTG AAGATTGAGGGGTCAGGTTCAGTTGAAATCATAGAGGATGAATATCCAGGCATGTTGAGAGTGGGTGGAAGTATGAAATTAAAGGACTTGTCGGTGTCAATGGAGTGGAGCAATATAGGCAATCTGCCTTTGCATGTTATTGAG AGTGTTGTGGAAACCGTAGTGTTGCCATATGCAAATGCACAGCTGAGGCAAGGTTTTGTTATGCCTGGTATTCACGGTTTCCTTCTCTGGAAGGCCcaaattattctctcaaattcaaGGATTACACTTTGTGGTGATCTGGCATATGTGGAGCCTCAGTAG